A stretch of the Streptomyces ortus genome encodes the following:
- a CDS encoding SMI1/KNR4 family protein — translation MTENEQLLGRVLAEARNSRPWGWPSLPEPVDAATLARAESALGFSVPPLLAALYLRIGDGGFGPEYGLLPLLDSPPSGEPAVVAQYLAHRESGRKDPDWPWPEGILPISHWGCGMYACVDCRAPDAPVLLFEPNADDADHAWYVDAPTLTVWLDAWLQGTGWYDEQNDDADLAPWDDFRIRTGAARAS, via the coding sequence ATGACCGAGAACGAGCAGTTGCTGGGACGGGTCCTCGCGGAGGCGCGCAACTCCCGGCCGTGGGGCTGGCCCTCGCTCCCCGAGCCCGTGGACGCCGCCACGCTGGCCCGTGCCGAGTCCGCGCTCGGCTTCTCCGTCCCGCCGCTGCTCGCCGCGCTCTATCTGCGGATAGGGGACGGAGGGTTCGGCCCGGAGTACGGTCTGCTGCCCCTGCTCGACAGTCCGCCCTCGGGAGAGCCGGCGGTCGTCGCGCAGTACCTCGCCCATCGCGAGAGCGGCCGAAAGGACCCCGACTGGCCCTGGCCCGAGGGCATCCTGCCGATATCCCACTGGGGCTGCGGCATGTACGCGTGCGTGGACTGCCGTGCGCCCGACGCCCCGGTGCTCCTGTTCGAGCCGAACGCCGACGACGCCGACCACGCCTGGTACGTGGACGCCCCCACCCTCACGGTCTGGCTCGACGCCTGGCTGCAGGGCACCGGCTGGTACGACGAACAGAACGACGACGCGGACCTGGCGCCCTGGGACGACTTCCGCATACGGACAGGGGCGGCCCGAGCGTCGTAG
- a CDS encoding APC family permease, whose translation MTQSDPSRPGPSGAGSTLELRRTLGVGDAVVIGLGSMIGAGIFAALGPAARAAGSGLLLALGIAAVVAYCNATASARLAARYPASGGTYVYGRERLGEFWGYLAGWSFVVGKTSSCAAMALTVGTYVWPGQAHAAVGAVVALTAVNYGGVQKSAWLTRLIVAVVLAVLASVVVVCLTSGGSDAGRLGVGVSGGVGGVLQAAGLLFFAFAGYARIATLGEEVRNPARTIPRAIPLALGIALVVYAAVAVAAVSVLGTTGLGQATTPLADAVRAAGAPGLVPVVRVGAAVAALGSLLALILGVSRTTLAMARDRHLPGGLAAVHPRFRVPHRAELAVGAVVAVLAATVDVRGAIGFSSFGVLVYYAIANASAWTLSSTAVSRALPVVGLAGCLTLAFALPWMSVAVGAAVLGAGAVSYGVRWRLRAR comes from the coding sequence ATGACACAGTCCGATCCCTCCCGGCCAGGTCCGTCCGGGGCCGGATCCACGCTCGAGCTGCGGCGAACGCTCGGCGTCGGGGATGCCGTGGTCATCGGCCTCGGCTCGATGATCGGTGCGGGAATCTTCGCCGCGCTGGGGCCCGCGGCACGGGCCGCGGGATCCGGACTGCTCCTCGCTCTCGGGATCGCCGCCGTGGTCGCCTACTGCAACGCGACCGCCTCGGCACGCCTGGCCGCCCGCTATCCCGCGTCGGGTGGCACGTATGTGTACGGCCGTGAGCGGCTCGGCGAGTTCTGGGGATATCTGGCGGGCTGGTCGTTCGTCGTGGGCAAGACCTCCTCGTGTGCGGCGATGGCGCTCACCGTGGGCACGTACGTGTGGCCGGGGCAGGCGCACGCGGCTGTCGGGGCGGTGGTGGCCCTCACCGCGGTGAACTACGGCGGGGTGCAGAAGTCCGCGTGGCTGACGCGGTTGATCGTCGCGGTGGTCCTCGCGGTCCTCGCTTCCGTCGTGGTCGTCTGCCTGACCTCCGGGGGCTCCGATGCAGGGCGGCTCGGGGTGGGTGTGTCCGGGGGTGTCGGAGGGGTGCTTCAGGCGGCCGGACTGCTGTTCTTCGCCTTCGCCGGTTACGCGCGGATCGCGACCCTCGGCGAGGAGGTGCGGAATCCGGCGCGCACCATTCCGCGAGCGATCCCGCTCGCTCTGGGTATCGCGCTGGTCGTGTACGCGGCTGTCGCGGTGGCTGCCGTCTCCGTGCTGGGGACGACGGGGCTCGGGCAGGCGACGACTCCGCTCGCCGACGCGGTACGCGCCGCCGGGGCACCGGGGCTCGTCCCGGTGGTACGGGTGGGCGCCGCGGTGGCCGCCCTCGGCTCCCTTCTCGCGCTGATCCTGGGGGTGTCGCGGACCACGCTGGCCATGGCCCGTGACCGGCATCTGCCGGGTGGGCTGGCCGCCGTGCATCCGCGCTTCCGGGTGCCCCATCGGGCGGAGCTCGCCGTCGGAGCGGTGGTCGCGGTGCTGGCCGCGACGGTGGATGTGCGGGGTGCGATCGGCTTCTCCTCCTTCGGGGTGCTGGTGTACTACGCGATCGCCAACGCCTCGGCGTGGACGCTGAGTTCGACGGCCGTGTCGCGGGCCCTGCCCGTGGTGGGGCTGGCGGGGTGCCTGACGCTGGCTTTCGCCCTGCCGTGGATGTCCGTGGCCGTGGGGGCCGCTGTGCTGGGAGCCGGGGCGGTCTCGTACGGGGTGCGGTGGCGGCTTCGCGCGCGTTGA
- a CDS encoding GlsB/YeaQ/YmgE family stress response membrane protein → MGIISWIILGLLAGAIAKFLLPGRDPGGFVGTTLIGVAGAFIGGWISARWLDHPISKDFYDGATWAAAIGGALVLLIGYRILFGNSRD, encoded by the coding sequence ATGGGCATCATCAGCTGGATCATTCTGGGGCTGCTGGCCGGAGCCATCGCCAAGTTCCTGCTGCCGGGACGCGATCCGGGCGGCTTCGTCGGCACGACACTGATCGGCGTCGCGGGCGCGTTCATCGGCGGCTGGATATCCGCCCGCTGGCTGGACCACCCGATCTCCAAGGACTTCTACGACGGAGCCACCTGGGCCGCCGCGATCGGCGGCGCGCTGGTCCTGCTGATCGGCTACCGCATCCTGTTCGGCAACTCGCGCGACTGA
- a CDS encoding YajQ family cyclic di-GMP-binding protein — translation MADSSFDIVSKVERQEVDNALNQTAKEISQRYDFKNVGASISWSGEKILMEANSEDRVKAILDVFQSKLVKRGISLKALDAGEPQLSGKEYKIFSSIEEGISQDNAKKVAKIIRDEGPKGVKAQVQGDELRVSSKSRDDLQAVQALLKGKDFDFALQYVNYR, via the coding sequence ATGGCCGACTCCAGTTTCGACATCGTCTCGAAGGTCGAGCGGCAGGAGGTCGACAACGCCCTCAACCAGACCGCCAAGGAGATCTCGCAGCGCTACGACTTCAAGAACGTGGGCGCCTCCATCTCCTGGTCCGGCGAGAAGATCCTCATGGAGGCGAACTCCGAGGACCGGGTCAAGGCCATCCTCGACGTCTTCCAGTCCAAGCTGGTCAAGCGCGGTATCTCACTGAAGGCGCTGGACGCCGGTGAGCCGCAGCTCTCCGGCAAGGAGTACAAGATCTTCTCTTCGATCGAGGAGGGCATCTCCCAGGACAACGCGAAGAAGGTCGCGAAGATCATTCGCGACGAGGGCCCCAAGGGCGTGAAGGCGCAGGTGCAGGGCGACGAGCTGCGGGTCAGCTCGAAGAGCCGTGACGACCTCCAGGCCGTGCAGGCCCTGCTCAAGGGCAAGGACTTCGACTTCGCACTGCAGTACGTCAACTACCGGTGA
- a CDS encoding NAD(P)H-binding protein has product MRIVIAGGHGQIALRLERLLSARGDEVAGIIRRAEQSDDLRAAGAEPVVCDLESASEEEVSAHLRGADAAIFAAGAGPGSEVARKETVDKGAAVLFADAAARAGVRRHVVVSSMGADPGHPGDEVFDAYLRAKGEADAYVRAHRGLDWTILRPGMLTNDAGTGLVRLEAATGRGPVPRDDVAAVLAELVDTPATAGLTLELISGSTPVSVAVKSVAGN; this is encoded by the coding sequence ATGCGCATTGTTATCGCTGGAGGTCATGGTCAGATCGCGTTGCGGCTTGAGCGGCTGCTCTCCGCGCGCGGTGACGAGGTCGCGGGGATCATCCGCCGAGCCGAACAGAGTGACGATCTGCGGGCGGCCGGCGCCGAGCCGGTGGTATGCGATCTGGAGTCGGCCTCGGAGGAGGAGGTCTCCGCGCATCTGCGGGGTGCGGACGCCGCGATCTTCGCGGCGGGCGCGGGCCCGGGCAGCGAGGTGGCCCGCAAGGAGACCGTGGACAAGGGAGCCGCCGTGCTCTTCGCGGACGCGGCGGCCCGGGCGGGGGTCCGGCGCCACGTGGTCGTCTCCTCGATGGGTGCGGATCCGGGGCACCCCGGGGACGAGGTCTTCGACGCGTACCTGCGCGCGAAGGGCGAGGCGGACGCGTACGTACGCGCGCATCGCGGCCTGGACTGGACGATTCTGCGCCCCGGAATGCTGACGAACGACGCGGGCACGGGCCTCGTCCGCCTGGAGGCCGCGACGGGCCGCGGGCCTGTCCCGCGCGACGACGTCGCCGCGGTCCTCGCGGAACTGGTGGACACTCCGGCGACGGCGGGCCTGACCCTGGAGCTGATCAGCGGTTCCACACCGGTGTCGGTGGCGGTCAAGTCGGTGGCGGGCAACTGA
- a CDS encoding amidohydrolase family protein, translating to MPDSQPQPHHSSSSSSSSGSSSSSSGSSGSSGSSGRADGADLLLCGARLTDGRLVDVRLSDGRIEAVGTAGSLTAHTARVDLSGHLLLPAPAEPHAHGDTALSADGEGPVSYEGQEVQRRTTEAALLQLGHGATAVRSHVRVGDVQGLGSMAAVLQARRALRGLVELTVVAMPRVLTGLAGADGLAMLRDAVKMGASVVGGCPDLDPDPTGYVEAVLEVASEQGCPVDLHTDGDDPARLGRLAAMAGGLRPGVTLGPCGGLSRLPSEVASRSAEQLAAAGVTVVCLPQGGCSGVERRGTAPVRLLRAAGVRVAAGSGALRDLSNPVGRGDPLEAAYLLASQYGLRSADAYDAVSSSARAVLGLPEVRVEAGFPAELLAVRGDRLDGALSLAYSRIVVHRGRVVARTSAVREYCDTAVAVALDLPRQGRTGRS from the coding sequence ATGCCAGACAGCCAGCCGCAGCCGCACCACTCCTCGTCGTCGTCCTCGTCGTCGGGCTCGTCTTCCTCGTCGTCGGGCTCGTCGGGTTCCTCGGGCTCGTCCGGCCGGGCCGACGGGGCCGACCTTCTGCTCTGCGGTGCGCGGCTCACCGACGGCCGGCTCGTGGACGTACGGCTGTCCGACGGACGCATCGAGGCGGTCGGCACGGCGGGCAGCCTCACCGCGCACACCGCGCGCGTGGACCTCTCCGGGCATCTGCTCCTGCCGGCTCCGGCCGAGCCCCACGCCCACGGCGACACGGCGTTGTCGGCCGACGGCGAGGGCCCGGTCTCGTACGAGGGTCAGGAGGTCCAGCGCCGTACGACCGAGGCCGCTCTCCTGCAGCTCGGGCACGGGGCGACCGCCGTCCGCTCCCACGTGCGCGTGGGCGATGTGCAGGGGCTGGGCTCGATGGCGGCGGTGCTTCAGGCGCGGCGCGCGCTGCGGGGGCTCGTCGAACTGACGGTCGTGGCGATGCCCCGGGTGCTCACCGGGCTAGCCGGGGCCGACGGACTGGCGATGCTGCGGGACGCGGTGAAGATGGGCGCCTCCGTAGTGGGCGGTTGTCCGGATCTGGACCCGGATCCGACGGGATATGTGGAGGCGGTCCTGGAGGTCGCCTCGGAACAGGGCTGCCCGGTCGATCTGCATACGGACGGTGACGATCCGGCCCGGCTCGGGCGGCTCGCGGCGATGGCGGGCGGGTTGCGGCCCGGGGTGACGCTCGGCCCCTGCGGAGGACTGAGCAGGCTGCCGTCCGAGGTGGCCTCGCGATCGGCCGAGCAGCTCGCCGCGGCCGGGGTGACCGTCGTCTGCCTGCCTCAGGGCGGCTGTTCGGGCGTGGAGCGGCGCGGCACGGCTCCGGTACGGCTGCTGCGGGCGGCCGGGGTACGGGTCGCGGCCGGGAGCGGCGCGCTGCGGGACCTGTCGAACCCCGTGGGACGCGGGGACCCGTTGGAGGCGGCGTATCTGCTGGCCTCGCAGTACGGGCTGCGGTCCGCGGACGCGTACGACGCGGTGAGTTCGTCGGCACGGGCGGTGCTGGGGCTGCCCGAGGTGCGCGTGGAGGCCGGTTTCCCGGCGGAGCTGCTCGCGGTGCGCGGCGACCGGCTCGACGGCGCGCTGTCGCTGGCGTACAGCCGGATCGTGGTGCACCGGGGGCGCGTGGTGGCGCGGACGAGCGCGGTGCGGGAGTACTGCGACACGGCGGTGGCCGTGGCACTGGACCTGCCGCGCCAGGGGCGGACGGGGCGGTCGTGA
- the rpmG gene encoding 50S ribosomal protein L33, with amino-acid sequence MAATDVRPKITLACVECKERNYITKKNRRNNPDRMEMKKHCPRCNSHTAHRETR; translated from the coding sequence GTGGCTGCCACCGACGTCCGCCCGAAGATCACGCTGGCCTGCGTGGAGTGCAAGGAGCGGAACTACATCACCAAGAAGAACCGGCGTAACAACCCGGATCGCATGGAGATGAAGAAGCACTGCCCGCGTTGCAACTCGCACACTGCGCACCGCGAAACGCGATAA
- a CDS encoding MaoC family dehydratase N-terminal domain-containing protein encodes MALDQSFVGRSYPPTDPYEVGREKIREFAEAVGDPNPAYTDPDAAKALGHPDVIAPPTFVFAITFKAAGQVIQDPQLGLDYSRVVHGDQKFVHRRPVRAGDRLTVTSTIEAIKSMAGNDILDIRGEVRDEAGEHVVTAWTKLVSRAAEEA; translated from the coding sequence ATGGCGCTCGACCAGTCCTTCGTAGGGCGGTCCTACCCGCCCACCGACCCGTACGAGGTCGGCCGGGAGAAGATCCGCGAATTCGCGGAAGCGGTGGGAGATCCAAATCCCGCCTACACAGACCCGGACGCCGCCAAGGCTCTTGGCCACCCCGATGTGATCGCGCCGCCGACCTTCGTGTTCGCGATCACTTTCAAGGCCGCGGGACAGGTCATCCAGGACCCGCAACTGGGTCTCGACTACAGCCGGGTCGTGCACGGCGACCAGAAGTTCGTCCACCGGCGCCCGGTGCGCGCGGGGGACCGGCTCACGGTCACGTCCACCATCGAGGCGATCAAGTCGATGGCGGGCAACGACATCCTGGACATTCGCGGCGAGGTCCGCGACGAGGCCGGCGAGCACGTGGTGACCGCCTGGACCAAGCTCGTGTCCCGTGCGGCCGAGGAGGCGTGA